The Arachis ipaensis cultivar K30076 chromosome B07, Araip1.1, whole genome shotgun sequence genomic interval AGTCTGTGCTGCAAGACAAACTTTGATTCTACTTGCAACTTCCTAGGAACCGATACGAAAATGCAGTTATATCATCATCCATTTGATTTAGATAGTCTGAAGGTTAGACTTGCATTGGAAGAGAAAGGCGTCGATTATACGTCTCACCATGCCAATCCAATAACTGGCAAGAACTTGGATTCCTCATTCTTCAAGATGAATCCGAGCGGAAGACTACCTGTTTTCCAAAATGGATCTCACATCATATACAAGACTATAGATATAATACAGTATGTCCTCCTCATCAAGTCTTTCATTATTCTGTTACTGTCATCTTTTTAAGTTTTATGCAGCATAAAAGGTTAGCTGAAGAAAGAAACAAAACTTATGTGTTGATTGCTTAAAATGTTGCTCTTTGCATATTGATAGTTTATACTCCTCAAATCAATAAATTTCCTTGAGCTTGAAGCAACAAATTGTATATGCTCTTTAGACTATGGAGCATTCATTTTGATTTCTTGGTAACACTTAAATCGCTGAGCCTTCCACTCGCCAAGAACAAAGAATGCGATCAATTTGAGTATATATAGTTTTAATGCTTTTCTTACGAGCAAACATCTTATGCTCCCATTCCATTTTCAGGTACATAGAGAGAATTGCTGTGGTCTCGGCAGGGTCTGAGAATATCAGTACCAGTGGCAGGGAAGTGATTGAATGGATGCAGAAGATACAAGAGTGGGATCCTAAGTTCTTTTCACTTTCTCATATACCAGATAAATACCGCATTTACGTCTCCAAATTCATAAGGCGTGTTGTGATTGCCCGTATGTCCGAATCCCCTGAATTAGCAGGCGCTTACCATCGGAAGTTAAGAGAAGCCTATCAAActgaagaaaaaatgaaagacCCAGATGTTGCAAGGAGGAGCGAGGAGCACTTGGTTAGACTGCTTGACGAAGTAGAGCGGCAGCTAGGCGAAACACCATACTTAGCTGGTCAAGACTTCACCATGGCCGATGTGGTGCTTATCCCGGTGCTGGCTCGCTTAGTGCTCTTGGATTTAGAGAAAGTGTACATAACCAATAGGCCAAACATCGCCGAATACTGGGTTTTGGTTCAACAGAGGCCTAGTTATAAAAAGGTGATTGGTAAGCATTTTGATGGTTGGAGAAAACACAAAACATTAATAAAAACATGGTGCTTTGTTCATATTAGAAGTTTGCTGAAGAGATACTAGTGAAGTACACATATAAAGGAGTTAAAATAAGTGAACATAAGAAGGAGCTTTGTTTGTGTGTATTGTTTAGATAAGGAGGATTTATATTAGACAGTTCTTTGTACtaattttgcaatttttttttaaacatcttattttcttttcttgagaggGAAGGGggaattctttttttctttctcccttAAGTAATGTTGATGCTAGGTACTGAAAACATAGATGGCTTGGTTTCTGTTGGTTTGTTGCATGTTGGAGTGGCCATTCTCCAAGAAATAAGCATCTAATGATTATGATAATATGTAAAATGTAAATGCAATTACAGGTTTTCCATATCCTGGAGAAATCACTCGTGTTATGCATTTTCTTGCTTTGTTGTATAAACATCATTGATGAATCGAGTTTTGAGTATGCAGTAATGTGATATAGTTGATAGTATACTGGGATTATGATTATCTTTTCTCTAGAAAGAAAGGGTAGAAAAGAAAaaagtttactcattttttaaaATAAGCAAGGATAAATTACCAAAAtactattaaaaaatttatattattgacaaaaataattttagaagatACAAACAGAAATAATCAGAtgtatattttcaaattaaatttcagaaatcaaattttgatataATGTTTTACAACAATAATTAGAGGAATGACAAATGAgacattattttcatttttagaaTTGGATGATTTTATGCCAAGTGAATATATTTGagattttccccttttttttgaaTGATGGAAAAATTTTTGCATGCACCTTTTAAATGTTTTTTCAATTGTCCCAACAAAAATTCGATAAAATGTATAAGTTGTTTGTTAAATATAAAATCTTTTTATACTTAAAAATATATNNNNNNNNNNNNNNNNNNNNNNNNNACATTTACTTTGTCTTTCATAAGTTCTGAAGTTCAGAACATAGGTTATAGAACTCGTTCTCTCTACTAAGAGTCTCCATTTTCTCTTTACAAACCTCCACTCAAATGGgtagaaaaaaaaagattatataaaaaaaaaataaaaatgaagaatAAATAGACAAACAAATAAACCTATTAGATAGTTtctcattatttttatttttaaaattttgtaaaaaaaaaatttataaataagatTTCTTTTGTTTATCATTATTTTGCTTgtatttttttacataaaatctAGAAAACAAAAGAATACCAAAAATATAAGCAGAAACTGAACTCATCTTTCATGTTTAAATAACATTTATCATATTGAAAATTCCATGTGATGGCATGATACATAATGAACTTTTATTGGTAAAAACAACAAACATAAAACCagatcttttgttttttttttaactaaatggTAACAGCTTCAAGAATCAACACCCTAAACATTACTTCCTAGTCACTAATATGGTATTTATCAGTCTTATGTGCTAACATAACCCAAATATGAGTAATCAAACCACCACCTCTTCTTATTTGCTCTGAATGATAGTCTATACTACAGTTAGCAGCAGCATAACACAACATCTCAACCCAAACACTGCATATAATCTGCCATTTATTTTCCTTGAGCATCAAGTTACTGGCCAGTCTCTGAGCATCCCTTAACATATGCCATTTTGATGTAACAACAGTTTCTGACTTCCTCTCAGAAATTGAATATTGAGGAAGCCATTCCATTCTCAAAATCTTGCATAGTTCTTTTTCATCTTTGATGGATTCTTCTTTCTGTTCCAACAAGGCcttgagtttgtcgaaggcgtgCTGGAATATGATCTTGGCCGTAGTCATGGACAGCATATGAGGTCGCAGCGCGAGAAGGTACATCATATAATTCGACAAC includes:
- the LOC107606005 gene encoding glutathione S-transferase TCHQD — its product is MQLYHHPFDLDSLKVRLALEEKGVDYTSHHANPITGKNLDSSFFKMNPSGRLPVFQNGSHIIYKTIDIIQYIERIAVVSAGSENISTSGREVIEWMQKIQEWDPKFFSLSHIPDKYRIYVSKFIRRVVIARMSESPELAGAYHRKLREAYQTEEKMKDPDVARRSEEHLVRLLDEVERQLGETPYLAGQDFTMADVVLIPVLARLVLLDLEKVYITNRPNIAEYWVLVQQRPSYKKVIGKHFDGWRKHKTLIKTWCFVHIRSLLKRY